The following proteins come from a genomic window of Leptospira bandrabouensis:
- a CDS encoding P-II family nitrogen regulator, whose product MKMIIAIIQPHKLEEVKAELTKNEIYRLTVSDVQGYGQQKGKTEVFRGHEYTVNLLRKVRLEIAVNDEFVKPTVDAILKAAKSGDGKIGDGKIFISPLEEVIRIRTGEKGKSAI is encoded by the coding sequence ATGAAAATGATCATTGCAATCATCCAACCACATAAGTTGGAAGAAGTTAAAGCAGAATTAACTAAAAACGAAATTTACCGTCTAACAGTATCGGACGTTCAAGGTTACGGACAACAAAAAGGGAAAACAGAAGTTTTTCGTGGTCACGAATATACTGTGAACTTACTTAGAAAAGTTCGATTGGAAATTGCCGTTAACGATGAATTCGTAAAACCTACTGTTGATGCAATTCTTAAGGCAGCAAAAAGTGGTGACGGAAAAATCGGAGATGGTAAGATCTTTATCTCACCTCTCGAAGAAGTCATTCGAATCAGAACTGGCGAAAAAGGAAAAAGCGCCATTTAA